The following are encoded in a window of Congzhengia minquanensis genomic DNA:
- a CDS encoding restriction endonuclease subunit S, whose product MELLSVTMNGGVMPRSEIEGKDNSSEDKSNYKIVLTGDMVYNSMRMWQGANGISPCDGIVSPAYTVLKPKFPISNGYFAALFKSPNLINEFRKNSQGMTSDTWNLKYPQIETIKVCIPSLSEQERIADMLGTLQKRIAKQAQLVDSLKKYKRGLLSFTFEEMSISDDADSTTYLFSEIAQRRKEKYSPGSRVEYPCIELEHIEQGTGRLLGSVSSTTQISIKTVAKTGDVLFGKLRPYLRKFAFAEQDMVCSSEIWAFVPSKYVLPKYLYYLIQTEHFLRVANISSGTKMPRAEWVNIEKESFDIPCIPVQDKIIAVMEAVDKRICASDDTLSLLLKVKEALLQQLFI is encoded by the coding sequence ATGGAATTACTTTCTGTCACTATGAATGGTGGTGTCATGCCTCGTTCGGAGATCGAAGGCAAAGACAACTCAAGCGAAGACAAGAGCAACTATAAGATTGTCCTGACGGGTGATATGGTCTACAACTCCATGAGAATGTGGCAAGGAGCAAACGGCATATCACCTTGTGATGGAATAGTAAGTCCTGCATATACAGTTCTCAAGCCCAAATTTCCAATCAGTAACGGCTATTTTGCAGCTCTGTTCAAAAGCCCAAACTTAATCAATGAGTTTAGGAAGAACTCACAAGGCATGACTTCTGATACATGGAACTTGAAATACCCTCAGATTGAAACTATTAAAGTTTGTATTCCGTCTCTCTCTGAGCAAGAACGGATTGCTGATATGCTCGGTACTCTCCAAAAACGGATAGCAAAACAAGCGCAGCTTGTCGATAGTCTCAAGAAGTATAAAAGGGGACTTCTTTCCTTTACTTTTGAAGAAATGTCTATTTCAGACGATGCAGACTCAACAACCTATCTTTTTTCTGAGATTGCTCAGCGAAGAAAAGAAAAGTACAGTCCTGGCAGTAGGGTAGAATATCCTTGTATTGAGCTGGAGCACATTGAGCAAGGAACAGGCAGATTACTCGGTAGTGTGTCATCTACGACTCAGATCAGCATTAAAACAGTAGCAAAGACCGGAGATGTCCTCTTTGGCAAACTGCGCCCTTACCTGAGGAAGTTTGCGTTTGCGGAGCAGGATATGGTTTGCTCATCAGAGATATGGGCATTTGTCCCTTCAAAGTATGTGCTTCCGAAATACCTCTATTATCTCATTCAGACAGAGCATTTTCTGAGAGTTGCAAATATAAGCTCCGGCACAAAAATGCCCAGAGCTGAATGGGTAAACATAGAAAAGGAGTCTTTCGATATACCTTGTATTCCTGTCCAAGATAAAATAATCGCAGTTATGGAAGCAGTAGACAAAAGGATATGCGCATCAGACGATACTTTAAGTCTGCTCTTAAAAGTAAAGGAAGCCTTGTTGCAGCAGCTTTTTATATGA
- a CDS encoding type I restriction endonuclease subunit R: protein MAYQSEAALEQQFIEQLNKQGYSTVSIPDYDALVANFKVQFEAFNAAKLDTPLTGKEWERIFNLMLGKSIFQSAKILRDKFVLEREDGTKVYLSFFDNDHTKNIFQVTNQTTVVGKYVNRYDVTILVNGLPLIQVELKRRGIDIREAVNQVMRYKKHSYNGLYHFIQLFVVSNGVDTKYFANSDRDLLYSLAFFWTDFNNVRITNLKEFSISFLARDHIIKMLTRYTILNDTDKLLMVMRPYQVYAVEALVRQATLTNRNAYVWHTTGAGKTLTSFKTAQILAANPNIKKVIFLVDRKDLDSQTTEEFNKFEIGSVDATDRTNVLVKQMQDKNRQLIVTTMQKMANAVKRPQYAKIMSAYKDEKVVFIIDECHRSQFGDMHKDIVRHFQKAQFFGFTGTPRFEVNGKTEGKITQTTEMLFGECVHNYLIKDAIFDNNVLGFHVEYIKTMEGDFDWDDPTMTEAIDVGELYLSEERMSLIANHIVQNHKAKTRNGQYTAIFAVSSIAALVKYYGIFKKIKHDLNITGIFSYGQNEDAEGKDEHSRDALERIIADYNKTYSTNFSTETFSAYHKDISDRVKGKKTKSLDILLVVNMFLTGFDSKQLSVLYVDKDLKYHDLLQAYSRTNRVEKETKPFGIIICYRNLKKRTDDALTLFSKSHDTSGIVVPGYQFFVEKFNEMVMKLKEIALFPESVDTMQSEDDQKLFVITFRELTKYLQSLQTFIEFSFDQDALIMSEQEYQDYKSKYLMLYTRQKTDREVASVLNDVDFCIELMESDRINVAYIMNLIRNIHFDDEKQKNYDIKHIKEELGRTDNPQLLRKVEILQAFLDRVVVGLESADEIDAAYNDFENEAKREEIVAFAATEDIDTAMLTEFISEYEFSGTMDAGNIRDRINKPMPLMKKRSLVNRIVDFIRQHTEKYQ, encoded by the coding sequence ATGGCATACCAAAGTGAAGCAGCTCTGGAACAACAGTTTATAGAGCAATTAAACAAACAAGGATACAGCACCGTTTCCATACCGGACTACGATGCCTTGGTGGCGAACTTCAAAGTTCAATTTGAAGCCTTTAATGCCGCAAAACTTGATACGCCTCTGACCGGTAAAGAGTGGGAGCGCATCTTTAACCTCATGCTCGGAAAATCTATTTTCCAGAGTGCAAAAATTCTGCGTGATAAGTTCGTATTGGAACGAGAAGACGGAACTAAGGTGTACCTTTCCTTCTTTGACAACGATCACACCAAGAATATTTTTCAAGTCACCAACCAAACAACCGTTGTGGGCAAATATGTGAATCGTTATGATGTTACCATCCTCGTGAATGGTCTTCCACTGATTCAGGTGGAACTGAAACGTCGAGGCATTGACATCCGTGAAGCGGTCAATCAGGTAATGCGTTATAAAAAACATTCTTATAATGGACTGTACCACTTCATCCAGTTGTTCGTGGTTTCCAATGGTGTTGACACCAAATACTTTGCAAACTCCGACAGAGACTTGCTCTATAGCCTCGCATTCTTTTGGACAGATTTCAATAATGTACGCATCACGAATTTGAAGGAGTTTTCTATATCCTTCCTGGCTCGTGATCATATCATTAAAATGCTGACCCGTTATACCATTTTGAACGATACAGACAAATTGCTGATGGTTATGCGTCCTTACCAAGTATATGCGGTGGAGGCACTTGTCCGTCAGGCAACTCTCACCAACCGAAATGCGTATGTGTGGCATACAACCGGTGCTGGCAAGACGTTGACGTCCTTTAAAACAGCACAGATTTTGGCAGCCAACCCTAACATCAAAAAAGTTATTTTCCTTGTTGACCGTAAGGATTTGGATTCTCAAACCACAGAAGAATTCAACAAATTTGAAATCGGCTCTGTTGACGCAACCGATCGCACTAATGTCCTCGTTAAGCAAATGCAGGATAAGAATCGTCAGCTTATCGTTACAACGATGCAGAAGATGGCGAATGCAGTCAAGCGTCCTCAATACGCCAAAATCATGAGTGCGTATAAGGATGAGAAAGTGGTATTTATTATTGACGAATGTCACCGCAGTCAGTTTGGTGATATGCACAAGGATATTGTTCGCCACTTCCAAAAAGCTCAGTTCTTTGGATTTACCGGCACACCTCGCTTTGAGGTCAATGGCAAGACGGAGGGCAAGATTACTCAAACTACTGAGATGCTTTTCGGAGAGTGCGTACATAATTATCTGATCAAGGATGCTATCTTCGATAACAATGTCCTCGGTTTTCATGTTGAGTATATCAAGACGATGGAGGGTGATTTTGATTGGGATGATCCCACTATGACAGAGGCCATAGATGTAGGTGAACTTTACCTTTCAGAAGAAAGAATGTCCTTAATTGCAAACCATATTGTTCAGAATCATAAAGCTAAGACACGAAACGGACAGTACACCGCAATTTTTGCCGTTTCCTCCATCGCGGCACTGGTGAAGTATTACGGCATTTTCAAGAAGATCAAGCATGATTTGAATATCACCGGTATTTTCTCTTACGGACAGAATGAAGATGCTGAAGGCAAAGATGAACATAGCCGCGATGCACTGGAACGTATCATCGCCGATTATAACAAAACCTACAGCACCAATTTCTCCACGGAAACATTCTCGGCATACCATAAGGATATTTCTGATCGTGTTAAGGGTAAGAAAACCAAGTCGTTGGATATTTTACTTGTTGTAAATATGTTCCTTACAGGCTTTGACAGCAAGCAGCTTTCTGTCCTTTATGTAGATAAGGACTTAAAATACCACGATCTGCTGCAAGCCTACTCTCGTACTAACCGTGTTGAGAAAGAAACTAAACCATTCGGTATTATCATCTGTTACCGCAACCTCAAGAAGCGTACTGATGATGCACTGACACTTTTCTCCAAAAGCCACGATACTTCCGGTATTGTCGTTCCCGGTTATCAGTTCTTCGTGGAAAAGTTCAATGAAATGGTAATGAAGCTGAAGGAAATCGCTTTGTTCCCGGAATCCGTTGACACCATGCAGAGCGAAGACGATCAAAAACTGTTCGTCATTACTTTCCGCGAATTGACAAAATACCTGCAGTCGTTACAGACATTTATCGAGTTTAGCTTTGACCAGGATGCTCTCATTATGTCCGAACAGGAATACCAGGACTATAAGAGTAAATACCTTATGCTTTATACACGACAGAAAACAGACCGTGAGGTTGCGTCTGTTCTGAATGATGTCGACTTCTGCATTGAGCTGATGGAAAGCGACCGAATCAATGTTGCTTATATTATGAATCTGATTCGTAATATTCATTTTGATGACGAGAAGCAAAAGAACTACGACATCAAACACATTAAAGAGGAGTTGGGCAGAACGGACAACCCTCAGTTGCTGCGTAAGGTTGAAATTCTCCAGGCCTTCCTGGATAGGGTCGTTGTCGGTCTTGAAAGTGCCGATGAAATCGATGCCGCATATAACGACTTTGAAAACGAAGCAAAACGAGAAGAAATCGTGGCCTTCGCCGCAACGGAGGATATCGACACCGCCATGCTTACGGAATTTATCTCTGAATATGAGTTTTCCGGCACGATGGATGCCGGTAACATCAGAGACCGGATCAATAAGCCTATGCCGCTGATGAAGAAGCGGTCACTGGTAAACCGCATCGTTGATTTCATTAGACAGCACACTGAAAAATATCAATAA
- a CDS encoding restriction endonuclease subunit S: MTNVSSSNGLEKHPKLRFPGFDEPWKEKTLSHYLVENTDRNKKLIFGKEDVLSVSGEYGIVNQIAFQGRSFAGESVADYHVVETGDIVYTKSPLKANPYGIIKANKGVPGIVSTLYAVYHPSTTVIPKFVDLYFSNDFRLNKFLKPLVNIGAKHDMKVNNTFVLTGSVIFPSINEQQRLVDFLTMLDNRIDAQRKIVDSLKKYKRGVVRSLLTPEHCKLSGVQWRHDTIGNLGSFIKGAPLSKADISETGTPFILYGELYTTYHEAITTVVRKTEAEVDQVYQSMVGDVLIPTSGETPEEISTASCVMLPGVILAGDLNIFRSTKIDGRIMSYILNHIVNGSIARVAQGKSVVHVQAGEIAKIEISYPDPATQNRIIKVLEVISNRVEACEKELDNLNKLRNSLLQQLFI; this comes from the coding sequence ATGACAAATGTATCCTCAAGTAATGGTCTCGAAAAGCATCCGAAACTTCGGTTTCCGGGCTTTGATGAGCCGTGGAAGGAAAAAACACTATCACATTATCTTGTTGAGAACACAGATCGCAATAAAAAACTGATATTCGGAAAAGAGGATGTTCTTTCGGTTTCCGGTGAATATGGTATTGTAAATCAAATAGCCTTTCAAGGACGCTCATTCGCCGGCGAGAGTGTTGCTGATTACCATGTAGTTGAAACAGGTGATATTGTATATACAAAGAGTCCTCTAAAAGCAAATCCTTACGGAATTATCAAAGCAAATAAAGGTGTTCCGGGCATAGTGTCTACCCTTTATGCTGTATATCATCCCTCAACCACTGTCATACCAAAGTTTGTTGACCTTTATTTTTCAAATGATTTTAGGCTAAACAAATTCCTCAAGCCGCTGGTCAATATTGGAGCAAAGCATGATATGAAGGTAAATAACACTTTTGTGCTGACAGGTTCAGTGATTTTTCCTTCTATTAATGAGCAACAAAGACTTGTAGATTTTCTTACCATGCTGGACAATCGAATTGATGCTCAGAGGAAAATTGTCGATAGTCTCAAGAAGTATAAAAGGGGTGTCGTTCGTTCGCTTTTAACACCAGAGCATTGTAAGCTAAGCGGAGTTCAATGGAGGCATGATACCATCGGAAATCTTGGTTCTTTTATCAAGGGTGCGCCATTGTCCAAAGCCGATATATCTGAAACAGGAACTCCGTTTATTCTGTACGGAGAATTATATACAACCTACCATGAGGCAATTACAACCGTTGTCAGAAAAACGGAGGCAGAAGTCGATCAAGTATATCAGAGCATGGTGGGAGATGTGCTTATACCTACTTCCGGGGAAACACCGGAAGAAATCTCCACGGCTTCGTGTGTTATGCTGCCGGGGGTTATCCTTGCTGGTGATCTAAACATTTTCCGAAGCACTAAAATTGATGGAAGGATAATGAGCTATATTCTTAACCACATTGTAAACGGGAGCATTGCCCGTGTTGCTCAGGGGAAGTCTGTTGTTCATGTTCAGGCAGGCGAAATCGCTAAGATTGAAATATCCTATCCAGATCCAGCAACTCAAAACCGCATAATTAAGGTACTTGAGGTAATAAGCAACCGTGTGGAGGCGTGTGAGAAAGAATTGGATAATCTAAATAAACTGCGCAACTCGTTGTTGCAGCAGCTCTTCATATAA
- a CDS encoding type I restriction-modification system subunit M has product MDNSIQAHQKELCNKLWAMANALRGNMEAYEFKNYILGMIFYYYLSDRTEKYMANLLKDDDIGYEEAWADEEYRSAVIEEALRDLGYIIEPQFLFRKMVKMVENRSFDIEFLQKAINALMESTIGNDSQDDFDGLFSDMQLDSTKLGHTVKDRSTVMAKIIASLDEINFSVEDTKIDVLGNAYEYLIGQFAATAGKKAGEFYTPSGPAELLCRLACLGLTDVKDAADPTCGSGSLLLRLKNYANVRNYYGQELTSTTYNLARMNMILRGIPYRNFNIYNGDTLEHDYFGDMKFRVQVANPPYSAKWSADMRFMEDERFNEYGKLAPKSKADFAFVQHMVHHMDEDGRAVVLLPHGVLFRGAAEEVIRKYLIQKLNVLDAVIGLPANLFFGTGIPVCVLVLKRERNGNSDNILFIDASNDYEAGKNQNILRECNIDKIVETYEHRVDVDKYAHVATMQEIEENGFNLNIPRYVDTFEPEEEIDLNAVAAEIRKLQAEIKGIDAELKPFFDELGLDFPFDVEGK; this is encoded by the coding sequence ATGGATAATTCAATTCAGGCTCATCAAAAAGAACTTTGTAACAAGCTGTGGGCAATGGCAAATGCCCTTAGAGGTAATATGGAGGCTTACGAGTTCAAGAACTATATCTTGGGCATGATTTTCTATTACTACCTTTCTGACAGAACCGAGAAATATATGGCTAATCTTCTAAAAGATGACGATATCGGTTATGAAGAGGCCTGGGCAGACGAGGAATACAGATCCGCTGTTATTGAGGAAGCACTCCGCGACCTTGGCTACATCATTGAGCCCCAGTTCCTGTTCCGCAAGATGGTGAAGATGGTTGAAAACCGTTCCTTCGACATTGAGTTTTTGCAGAAGGCTATCAACGCTTTAATGGAATCCACTATTGGAAACGATTCTCAGGATGATTTCGATGGTCTGTTTTCCGATATGCAGCTTGATTCCACAAAGTTAGGTCATACCGTTAAGGACAGAAGTACTGTTATGGCAAAAATCATTGCATCTTTGGATGAAATCAACTTCAGCGTTGAGGACACTAAAATTGATGTTTTGGGTAACGCATACGAATATCTTATTGGTCAGTTTGCCGCCACCGCCGGCAAAAAAGCCGGTGAGTTTTATACACCTTCCGGTCCCGCTGAATTGCTTTGCCGTCTGGCTTGCCTTGGTCTGACCGATGTTAAAGACGCTGCCGATCCAACCTGCGGTTCCGGCTCTCTGCTGCTCCGTCTGAAAAACTATGCAAATGTTCGTAACTACTACGGACAGGAATTGACCTCTACCACCTATAACCTCGCTCGAATGAACATGATCCTGCGCGGTATCCCGTATCGTAATTTCAATATTTACAATGGAGACACGCTTGAGCATGACTATTTTGGGGACATGAAATTTCGTGTTCAGGTCGCAAATCCTCCTTACTCTGCAAAGTGGTCTGCCGATATGCGCTTCATGGAGGATGAGCGCTTCAACGAATACGGCAAACTTGCTCCTAAGAGTAAAGCTGATTTTGCTTTCGTTCAGCACATGGTTCACCATATGGACGAAGATGGCCGCGCCGTTGTGCTTCTACCTCATGGTGTGCTCTTCCGTGGTGCAGCCGAAGAGGTTATCCGTAAATACCTCATTCAGAAGCTGAACGTTCTGGATGCTGTTATCGGTCTGCCTGCCAACCTTTTCTTTGGCACCGGCATCCCGGTATGTGTTCTTGTTCTCAAAAGAGAGCGTAACGGCAATTCTGATAATATTCTCTTCATCGATGCATCTAACGACTATGAAGCGGGCAAAAACCAGAATATTCTCCGTGAATGTAATATTGATAAAATCGTAGAGACCTACGAACACCGTGTTGATGTGGACAAGTATGCTCATGTCGCTACCATGCAGGAGATTGAAGAAAACGGCTTCAATCTCAACATTCCTCGCTATGTGGATACTTTCGAGCCGGAAGAAGAGATTGATCTGAATGCTGTTGCCGCTGAGATCCGCAAGCTGCAAGCAGAGATCAAGGGTATTGACGCTGAACTAAAACCTTTCTTTGATGAGCTGGGACTTGATTTCCCATTCGACGTGGAGGGCAAATAA
- a CDS encoding helix-turn-helix domain-containing protein, with product MNVSYKKLWKLLIDRDLKKKDLEQMANVSHYTINKLTHGDNVTTDVLGRICKALDVVMDDIMEFIDE from the coding sequence ATGAATGTAAGCTATAAAAAGTTATGGAAGCTTCTTATTGATCGAGATTTAAAAAAGAAGGATCTTGAGCAAATGGCAAATGTGAGCCACTATACAATAAACAAACTTACACATGGAGATAATGTAACAACGGATGTTCTTGGACGAATATGCAAAGCTCTTGACGTCGTCATGGATGATATTATGGAATTTATTGATGAATAG